The Oncorhynchus tshawytscha isolate Ot180627B linkage group LG30, Otsh_v2.0, whole genome shotgun sequence genome includes a region encoding these proteins:
- the LOC112228379 gene encoding TIP41-like protein isoform X1 has product MLANLSAMMTHGFKSSKQDFIFGPWKVTAAKTHIMKSKDIERLGEEMHMPSLPEMLFGDNVLRIQHTDGYGIEFNAIDALKRVNNMQDSVKVACAQEWQESRADSEHSKEAVKHYDWTYTTDYRGTLLGEDQQMRATETLERIDMEKLKAREQIMFFDDVLLFEDELHDHGVSMISVKIRVMPTSFFLLLRFFLRVDGVLIRINDTRLYHERFSLQTGKNYMIREFSTRESKISELKNVPAALYTDPNEIAQHLTLKLTECEKLELPETGPHPGDTEAPQ; this is encoded by the exons ATGTTGGCCAATTTGTCAGCCATGATGACCCATGGGTTTAAGAGCAGTAAGCAAGACTTCATATTCGGACCATGGAAAGTGACTGCAGCAAAAACCCACATTATGAAGTCTAAGGACATTGAACG GTTAGGGGAGGAGATGCACATGCCCTCACTCCCAGAGATGCTGTTTGGGGACAACGTTCTACGCATTCAGCACACAGACGGCTATGGCATTGAGTTTAATGCCATCGATGCCCTCAAGAGGGTCAACAACATGCAGGACTCTGTGAAAGTGGCCTGTGCACAGGAATGGCAAGAGAGCAG GGCCGATTCTGAACACTCCAAAGAGGCTGTGAAACACTACGACTGGACATATACCACAGACTACAGAGGCACTTTGTTAGGAGAGGACCAGCAGATGAGG GCGACAGAAACGTTGGAGCGCATCGACATGGAGAAGCTGAAGGCACGAGAACAGATCATGTTCTTCGATGACGTGCTGCTGTTTGAGGACGAGCTTCACGACCACGGCGTGTCCATGATCAGCGTCAAAATA AGAGTGATGCCCACCAGTTTCTTCCTGCTTCTGCGGTTCTTCCTGCGGGTGGATGGAGTTCTGATCCGGATAAATGACACGCGGCTCTATCACGAG AGGTTTTCTTTACAGACTGGAAAGAATTACATGATCAGAGAGTTTAGCACTCGGGAAAGCAAAATTTCAGAATTGAAG AACGTCCCTGCTGCTCTGTATACTGACCCCAACGAGATCGCCCAGCACTTAACTTTGAAGTTGACCGAGTGCGAGAAGTTGGAGCTCCCTGAGACAGGCCCCCATCCAGGGGACACAGAGGCCCCCCAGTGA
- the LOC112228377 gene encoding tapasin-related protein isoform X3, whose product MLNTEALDSHSLNLRCEDIDTRCNGDINDSGSHNDTENMSVLYSSVLHLAMLLSLHSGLQNLTTLPNPTAVILHKGNSVTIHCTHNLPNDIEIFTVTIKGTEVLCFSQCNRQECLVSKTCKESIQIKWNNETREIFFSLMNLQINDSGLYSCEVKRAAPPPAQVFSKNITICVTAPPAVSVSDVKESTSGLPMLLCSSQGFYPKTIEQVWFRDGQLLNTRLSDRQREVNTDGSITVHSYLPLSSGPSQAGLYLCWVNHSSLSHPITVNHTVMSNGVPVRWPFIVVSIGAVLILVVLIIMIIKCTHFKPVHTVSSVTENIIYSTLGDHHPITLSTAVPT is encoded by the exons ATGTTGAACACAGAAGCACTAGACTCACACTCATTGAACCTGCGCTGTGAGGATATTGATACGAGATGCAATGGTGATATAAATGATAGTGGTTCACACAACGACACAGAGAAC ATGTCGGTGCTCTATTCTTCTGTTCTGCATTTGGCAATGCTTCTGAGTCTCCACTCAG GTTTGCAGAACCTAACTACACTGCCAAATCCAACAGCAGTCATATTACACAAAGGAAATTCAGTGACAATCCACTGCACCCACAATTTACCCAATGACATTGAAATATTTACAGTAACTATAAAAGGAACAGAGGTGCTGTGCTTTTCTCAGTGTAACAGACAAGAGTGTCTGGTGTCGAAGACATGTAAAGAAAGCATACAAATTAAGTGGAATAATGAGACCAGAGAAATCTTCTTTTCACTGATGAATCTACAGATAAATGATTCTGGACTTTACTCTTGTGAAGTAAAAAGAGCTGCACCTCCACCTGCACAAGTTTTCTCAAAAAACATAACTATTTGTGTAACAG CCCCTCCTGCAGTGTCTGTGTCTGATGTAAAGGAGTCCACTAGTGGACTTCCCATGTTGCTGTGCTCCTCTCAGGGGTTTTACCCAAAGACCATAGAGCAGGTGTGGTTTAGAGATGGTCAGCTCCTCAACACCAGACtttcagacaggcagagagaggtcaACACAGATGGTTCCATCACCGTCCACTCCTACCTGCCTCTGTCCTCAGGACCCAGCCAGGCTGGCCTCTATCTCTGCTGGGTCAACCACTCTTCCCTCAGCCATCCCATCACTGTCAATCACACAGTCATGTCCAATG GTGTCCCAGTGCGTTGGCCATTTATTGTGGTCAGCATTGGAGCAGTCTTGATTCTAGTGGTCCTTATCATCATGATCATCAAGTGTACACATTTCA AACCTGTCCACACTGTCTCCTCCGTGACTGAGAACATCATCTACTCAACACTGGGAGACCATCATCCAATCACTCTCTCCACTGCTGTACCAACTTAG
- the LOC112228377 gene encoding tapasin-related protein isoform X1 yields the protein MLNTEALDSHSLNLRCEDIDTRCNGDINDSGSHNDTENMSVLYSSVLHLAMLLSLHSGLQNLTTLPNPTAVILHKGNSVTIHCTHNLPNDIEIFTVTIKGTEVLCFSQCNRQECLVSKTCKESIQIKWNNETREIFFSLMNLQINDSGLYSCEVKRAAPPPAQVFSKNITICVTAPPAVSVSDVKESTSGLPMLLCSSQGFYPKTIEQVWFRDGQLLNTRLSDRQREVNTDGSITVHSYLPLSSGPSQAGLYLCWVNHSSLSHPITVNHTVMSNGVPVRWPFIVVSIGAVLILVVLIIMIIKCTHFKRVKHLFLFGTTQEPVHTVSSVTENIIYSTLGDHHPITLSTAVPT from the exons ATGTTGAACACAGAAGCACTAGACTCACACTCATTGAACCTGCGCTGTGAGGATATTGATACGAGATGCAATGGTGATATAAATGATAGTGGTTCACACAACGACACAGAGAAC ATGTCGGTGCTCTATTCTTCTGTTCTGCATTTGGCAATGCTTCTGAGTCTCCACTCAG GTTTGCAGAACCTAACTACACTGCCAAATCCAACAGCAGTCATATTACACAAAGGAAATTCAGTGACAATCCACTGCACCCACAATTTACCCAATGACATTGAAATATTTACAGTAACTATAAAAGGAACAGAGGTGCTGTGCTTTTCTCAGTGTAACAGACAAGAGTGTCTGGTGTCGAAGACATGTAAAGAAAGCATACAAATTAAGTGGAATAATGAGACCAGAGAAATCTTCTTTTCACTGATGAATCTACAGATAAATGATTCTGGACTTTACTCTTGTGAAGTAAAAAGAGCTGCACCTCCACCTGCACAAGTTTTCTCAAAAAACATAACTATTTGTGTAACAG CCCCTCCTGCAGTGTCTGTGTCTGATGTAAAGGAGTCCACTAGTGGACTTCCCATGTTGCTGTGCTCCTCTCAGGGGTTTTACCCAAAGACCATAGAGCAGGTGTGGTTTAGAGATGGTCAGCTCCTCAACACCAGACtttcagacaggcagagagaggtcaACACAGATGGTTCCATCACCGTCCACTCCTACCTGCCTCTGTCCTCAGGACCCAGCCAGGCTGGCCTCTATCTCTGCTGGGTCAACCACTCTTCCCTCAGCCATCCCATCACTGTCAATCACACAGTCATGTCCAATG GTGTCCCAGTGCGTTGGCCATTTATTGTGGTCAGCATTGGAGCAGTCTTGATTCTAGTGGTCCTTATCATCATGATCATCAAGTGTACACATTTCA AGAGAGTCAAACACCTTTTTCTTTTTGGAACAACCCAAGAACCTGTCCACACTGTCTCCTCCGTGACTGAGAACATCATCTACTCAACACTGGGAGACCATCATCCAATCACTCTCTCCACTGCTGTACCAACTTAG
- the LOC112228377 gene encoding tapasin-related protein isoform X4 — protein sequence MSVLYSSVLHLAMLLSLHSGLQNLTTLPNPTAVILHKGNSVTIHCTHNLPNDIEIFTVTIKGTEVLCFSQCNRQECLVSKTCKESIQIKWNNETREIFFSLMNLQINDSGLYSCEVKRAAPPPAQVFSKNITICVTAPPAVSVSDVKESTSGLPMLLCSSQGFYPKTIEQVWFRDGQLLNTRLSDRQREVNTDGSITVHSYLPLSSGPSQAGLYLCWVNHSSLSHPITVNHTVMSNGVPVRWPFIVVSIGAVLILVVLIIMIIKCTHFKRVKHLFLFGTTQEPVHTVSSVTENIIYSTLGDHHPITLSTAVPT from the exons ATGTCGGTGCTCTATTCTTCTGTTCTGCATTTGGCAATGCTTCTGAGTCTCCACTCAG GTTTGCAGAACCTAACTACACTGCCAAATCCAACAGCAGTCATATTACACAAAGGAAATTCAGTGACAATCCACTGCACCCACAATTTACCCAATGACATTGAAATATTTACAGTAACTATAAAAGGAACAGAGGTGCTGTGCTTTTCTCAGTGTAACAGACAAGAGTGTCTGGTGTCGAAGACATGTAAAGAAAGCATACAAATTAAGTGGAATAATGAGACCAGAGAAATCTTCTTTTCACTGATGAATCTACAGATAAATGATTCTGGACTTTACTCTTGTGAAGTAAAAAGAGCTGCACCTCCACCTGCACAAGTTTTCTCAAAAAACATAACTATTTGTGTAACAG CCCCTCCTGCAGTGTCTGTGTCTGATGTAAAGGAGTCCACTAGTGGACTTCCCATGTTGCTGTGCTCCTCTCAGGGGTTTTACCCAAAGACCATAGAGCAGGTGTGGTTTAGAGATGGTCAGCTCCTCAACACCAGACtttcagacaggcagagagaggtcaACACAGATGGTTCCATCACCGTCCACTCCTACCTGCCTCTGTCCTCAGGACCCAGCCAGGCTGGCCTCTATCTCTGCTGGGTCAACCACTCTTCCCTCAGCCATCCCATCACTGTCAATCACACAGTCATGTCCAATG GTGTCCCAGTGCGTTGGCCATTTATTGTGGTCAGCATTGGAGCAGTCTTGATTCTAGTGGTCCTTATCATCATGATCATCAAGTGTACACATTTCA AGAGAGTCAAACACCTTTTTCTTTTTGGAACAACCCAAGAACCTGTCCACACTGTCTCCTCCGTGACTGAGAACATCATCTACTCAACACTGGGAGACCATCATCCAATCACTCTCTCCACTGCTGTACCAACTTAG
- the LOC112228379 gene encoding TIP41-like protein isoform X2: MLANLSAMMTHGFKSSKQDFIFGPWKVTAAKTHIMKSKDIERLGEEMHMPSLPEMLFGDNVLRIQHTDGYGIEFNAIDALKRVNNMQDSVKVACAQEWQESRADSEHSKEAVKHYDWTYTTDYRGTLLGEDQQMRATETLERIDMEKLKAREQIMFFDDVLLFEDELHDHGVSMISVKIRVMPTSFFLLLRFFLRVDGVLIRINDTRLYHETGKNYMIREFSTRESKISELKNVPAALYTDPNEIAQHLTLKLTECEKLELPETGPHPGDTEAPQ, from the exons ATGTTGGCCAATTTGTCAGCCATGATGACCCATGGGTTTAAGAGCAGTAAGCAAGACTTCATATTCGGACCATGGAAAGTGACTGCAGCAAAAACCCACATTATGAAGTCTAAGGACATTGAACG GTTAGGGGAGGAGATGCACATGCCCTCACTCCCAGAGATGCTGTTTGGGGACAACGTTCTACGCATTCAGCACACAGACGGCTATGGCATTGAGTTTAATGCCATCGATGCCCTCAAGAGGGTCAACAACATGCAGGACTCTGTGAAAGTGGCCTGTGCACAGGAATGGCAAGAGAGCAG GGCCGATTCTGAACACTCCAAAGAGGCTGTGAAACACTACGACTGGACATATACCACAGACTACAGAGGCACTTTGTTAGGAGAGGACCAGCAGATGAGG GCGACAGAAACGTTGGAGCGCATCGACATGGAGAAGCTGAAGGCACGAGAACAGATCATGTTCTTCGATGACGTGCTGCTGTTTGAGGACGAGCTTCACGACCACGGCGTGTCCATGATCAGCGTCAAAATA AGAGTGATGCCCACCAGTTTCTTCCTGCTTCTGCGGTTCTTCCTGCGGGTGGATGGAGTTCTGATCCGGATAAATGACACGCGGCTCTATCACGAG ACTGGAAAGAATTACATGATCAGAGAGTTTAGCACTCGGGAAAGCAAAATTTCAGAATTGAAG AACGTCCCTGCTGCTCTGTATACTGACCCCAACGAGATCGCCCAGCACTTAACTTTGAAGTTGACCGAGTGCGAGAAGTTGGAGCTCCCTGAGACAGGCCCCCATCCAGGGGACACAGAGGCCCCCCAGTGA
- the LOC112228377 gene encoding tapasin-related protein isoform X2: MLNTEALDSHSLNLRCEDIDTRCNGDINDSGSHNDTENMSVLYSSVLHLAMLLSLHSGLQNLTTLPNPTAVILHKGNSVTIHCTHNLPNDIEIFTVTIKGTEVLCFSQCNRQECLVSKTCKESIQIKWNNETREIFFSLMNLQINDSGLYSCEVKRAAPPPAQVFSKNITICVTAPPAVSVSDVKESTSGLPMLLCSSQGFYPKTIEQVWFRDGQLLNTRLSDRQREVNTDGSITVHSYLPLSSGPSQAGLYLCWVNHSSLSHPITVNHTVMSNGVPVRWPFIVVSIGAVLILVVLIIMIIKCTHFMHLVQLINVTLIFIQRESNTFFFLEQPKNLSTLSPP; this comes from the exons ATGTTGAACACAGAAGCACTAGACTCACACTCATTGAACCTGCGCTGTGAGGATATTGATACGAGATGCAATGGTGATATAAATGATAGTGGTTCACACAACGACACAGAGAAC ATGTCGGTGCTCTATTCTTCTGTTCTGCATTTGGCAATGCTTCTGAGTCTCCACTCAG GTTTGCAGAACCTAACTACACTGCCAAATCCAACAGCAGTCATATTACACAAAGGAAATTCAGTGACAATCCACTGCACCCACAATTTACCCAATGACATTGAAATATTTACAGTAACTATAAAAGGAACAGAGGTGCTGTGCTTTTCTCAGTGTAACAGACAAGAGTGTCTGGTGTCGAAGACATGTAAAGAAAGCATACAAATTAAGTGGAATAATGAGACCAGAGAAATCTTCTTTTCACTGATGAATCTACAGATAAATGATTCTGGACTTTACTCTTGTGAAGTAAAAAGAGCTGCACCTCCACCTGCACAAGTTTTCTCAAAAAACATAACTATTTGTGTAACAG CCCCTCCTGCAGTGTCTGTGTCTGATGTAAAGGAGTCCACTAGTGGACTTCCCATGTTGCTGTGCTCCTCTCAGGGGTTTTACCCAAAGACCATAGAGCAGGTGTGGTTTAGAGATGGTCAGCTCCTCAACACCAGACtttcagacaggcagagagaggtcaACACAGATGGTTCCATCACCGTCCACTCCTACCTGCCTCTGTCCTCAGGACCCAGCCAGGCTGGCCTCTATCTCTGCTGGGTCAACCACTCTTCCCTCAGCCATCCCATCACTGTCAATCACACAGTCATGTCCAATG GTGTCCCAGTGCGTTGGCCATTTATTGTGGTCAGCATTGGAGCAGTCTTGATTCTAGTGGTCCTTATCATCATGATCATCAAGTGTACACATTTCA TGCATTTGGTCCAGTTGATCAATGTCACATTGATTTTTATCCAGAGAGAGTCAAACACCTTTTTCTTTTTGGAACAACCCAAGAACCTGTCCACACTGTCTCCTCCGTGA